Proteins encoded together in one Amblyomma americanum isolate KBUSLIRL-KWMA chromosome 1, ASM5285725v1, whole genome shotgun sequence window:
- the LOC144100284 gene encoding uncharacterized protein LOC144100284: MHSASLKSAPPGPSDGSSPSSPRLSSPPCCPGATERGLGSCPGDCGRNIDSARWSPGRPPLSELYRGLAVSGGPCGSKRGGQAGDAGHCSRAPHRCPRRLHVRESAQPVRAVSRPPIHHRGTFTSKGTPPTAQALLPGIRGERRLFWATRLSPYAEGVVGWTCTASVTAATAKVLAVLQWGDSGGKGQRDLAHGDLGCFSPPTYVAPASGPP, encoded by the exons ATGCACAGTGCCTCTCTGAAGTCAGCTCCGCCTGGTCCTTCAGACGGATCGTCGCCTTCTTCGCCGCGCCTCTCGTCTCCTCCGTGTTGTCCTGGCGCCACCGAGCGAGGACTGGGCTCCTGCCCCGGGGACTGCGGTCGCAACATTGACTCTGCAAGGTGGTCACCTGGGCGGCCACCGCTCTCCGAGCTCTACCGCGGCCTAGCCGTCTCGGGCGGACCCTGCGGCAGCAAACGCGGTGGACAGGCAGGTGATGCCGGCCACTGCTCTCGAGCTCCACATCGATGTCCACGGCGGCTGCATGTCCGGGAGAGCGCCCAGCCTGTCAGAGCCGTGAGCCGTCCACCCATACACCACCGCGGTACTTTCACATCGAAGGGTACTCCG CCAACCGCCCAGGCTCTGCTCCCCGGCATACGTGGAGAGCGACGTCTGTTTTGGGCCACCCGCCTGTCCCCCTACGCGGAAGGCGTTGTCGGTTGGACGTGCACCGCCTCCGTCACCGCCGCCACTGCCAAGGTGCTGGCAGTGCTTCAGTGGGGAGATAGTGGCGGAAAGGGCCAGCGGGACTTGGCGCACGGTGATCTCGGCTGCTTTTCCCCGCCCACTTAT gtcGCTCCCGCTTCCGGGCCACCGTGA